The region GGAGGCCATATACGGCTTCGCGCTGCTTGTTCATGACGTCGTCGTACTCGAGGACGTGCTTGCGGGACTCGAAGTTCTGGGTTTCTACGGCCTTCTGGGCGGCTTCGATGCGGCGGGAGATCATGCCGGATTCGATGGGGACCCCCTCCTCCATGCCGAGGCGCTCGAGGAGGCTGGAGACCCATTCACGCGCGAAGATGCGCATGAGATCGTCTTCAAGGGAAAGGTAGAAGCGGGAGGCACCGGGGTCGCCCTGACGGCCGGCGCGACCGCGAAGCTGATTGTCGACGCGGCGGGACTCGTGGCGCTCTGTGCCGAGGATGTGGAGTCCGCCGGCTGCGAGGACCTCCTGATGCTCGGCTTTCGCGGCGGCTTCATGGGAGGCTACGGCTCCGTCCCAGGCTTCCTGGCTGCACTCGAACTCCTGGTTGTTGTAGTAGAAGCGGAACATGCCGGGTCCGGCTACGGGCTGAATGGCACCCTCCGCGGCTGAGACGGCGCGAGCCTGCTGCTTGCGGACGAGGTCCTGGCGGGCCATGAAGTCTGAGTTGCCGCCGAGGAGGATGTCGGTACCGCGGCCGGCCATGTTGGTGGCGATGGTGACCATGCCTAGGCGACCGGCCTGGGCGACGATCTCGGCTTCCTTCTCGTGGAACTTGGCGTTGAGGACGACGTGGCGGACGCCCTTCTTCTTGAGGATGTCGGAGAGGAGCTCTGACTTCTCAATGGAGGTGGTGCCGACGAGAACAGGCTGGCGAAGGTCGTGGAGACGGCTGATCTCATCCGCGACGGCGAAGTACTTTTCCTTGGTGGTGCGGAAGACGACGTCGGGGTTTTCGATGCGGAGCATCTGGCGGTTGGTGGGGGTGACGACGATATCGAGCTTGTAGATCTTGTCGAACTCGGCGGCTTCCGTCTCTGCCGTTCCGGTCATGCCGCTGAGCTTCTTGTACATGCGGAAGTAGTTCTGGAAGGTGATGGTGGCGAGGGTCTGGTCTTCCTTGCGGATGTTGACGCCTTCCTTGGCTTCAACAGACTGGTGTAGGCCATCGGACCAGCGGCGGCCGGGCATGAGGCGGCCGGTGAACTCGTCGACGATGATGACTTCACCGTCCTTGACGACGTATTCGACGTCACGCTTGTAGAGGTGGTGGGCCTTGATGGCGACCTCTACGTGATGCTTGAGGTCCCAGTTTTCCGGGTCGGCGATGTTGCCGATTTCGAGAAGCTTTTCAATCTTCTCCCAGCCTTCGTCGGTGACGGTGGTGGCGCGGGCTTTTTCGTCGATGACGAAGTCGCCGGTGTAGACCTTGGAGTCTACGGTCTCGGTGAGTTCACCGAGGACGAGTTCTGGGATGATGACGTTTACGCGGACGTACTTGTCCGTGGTCTGGTCTGTGGGGCCGGAGATGATGAGCGGGGTGCGGGCTTCGTCGATGAGGATGGAGTCGACTTCGTCTACGACGCAGTAGTACTGGCCGCGCTGGACCATGTCGGAGAGCTCAAACTTCATGTTGTCGCGGAGATAGTCAAAGCCGAACTCGTTGTTGGTGCCGTAGGTGATGTCCGAGGCGTAAGCGGCGCGGCGCTGCTCGTCCGAGAGGTCATGGACGATGACGCCGACGGTGAGGCCGAGGAAGCCGTAGATCTTGCCCATCCATTCGGCATCGCGCTTGGCGAGGTAGTCGTTGACGGTGACGACGTGGACGCCGCGGCTGGCGAGGGCATTGAGGTAGGTGGGGAGAGTGGCGACGAGGGTCTTGCCTTCTCCGGTCTTCATCTCCGCGATCTTGCCCTGGTGGAGGATGGTGCCGCCGATGAGCTGGACGTCAAAGTGGCGCATGCCGACGACGCGCTTGCCCGCTTCGCGGACGACGGCGAAGGCTTCGGGCAGGAGGGCGTCGAGGGCGGCCTTTTCCGCGGCGTAGAGGGCGTCGGCATCTTCCCTGGGGTCGATGCCTTCGATGGCGGCTGCTACGCGCTGGCGGAACTCAGCGGTCTTGTCACGGAGCTGCTCGTCCGTGAGGGACTGGAGGGCGGCTTCGTGCGAGTTGACCTGCTGGACGATGGGCAGGATGCGCTTGAGGGCGCGATCATTGGCGGTGCCGAAGACTTTTGCGATGACTGCGTTGATCACGAGGGTGTGTCCTTATAGGCTGCGGCCCGGATGGGGCGGGCGAGAAGCTGGGTGCGCTCAGAGATGGAGTGTGAGCGTGGATGACTTGATGGGGGAGGGAAACGCCGTCAGGGGGCGTTGGGTGCGTGGGTGAGAAGCGCGGCAGCCGAAAGGGGGACGGCTGGCGCGGGAGATGCGGCGGGGATCGATGCGTTGGAACGATCCGGGAAGACGGGCGGGACGGGGACCTTGCGGGGTGCGGGCCGGGTGGCCGGTGCAAGGTCTCGGGGTTCTGTCAGCTCTGAGGCGGCCAGGTGCTGGGCCGGTGTGCTGGACGGCAGGATGGCCGCGATGAGGGTGTGGGCGTGCATCGGCGAAGCGGAAAGCAGGATCGCGGCGATGACGAACACGGCGTACATAAGCTAAAGGGTAACATTTGCGGGGTTGTGGGAGGAAGGTGGCGGAGGTGGGATAGAGAAGGGAGTCGGGAGCACGTATTCTCAATCCAAGATTCAGTTGGTAGGTATGGACCGTAGGAGTTGGCCCAAGGTTGCGTATGTTTTCGCGGTCGCTGCGTTGTTCGCGGTGCTGGCGGGGGAGCTTTGGCTTTCGGTGCGGTCGATGTCGCAGACGGCGGATGAGGCGGCGCATCTTTATTCAGGGTATGAGTATTGGACGGCTCGGGATTATGGATTGAATCCGGAGCATCCGCCGATGTTGAAGCTGGTGGCGGCGATGCCGCTGCTGGGGATGGGGTTGAAGGTGCCGCAGGGGGCGGAGGCGGAGACTTCAAAGATGCAGGAGTATGTGGGGGGCGGGGAGTTTCTGTACGGCAACGATGCGGGGCGGGTGTTGTTCCGGGCGCGGGTGGCGGCTTCGGTGTTCTCGCTTTTGCTGGCGGCGATGGTGTTTGCGGCGGCTTACGAGATGTTTGGGGCGGGGACGGGGCTGATCGCACTGGTGCTGTGCGTGTTTGAGCCGACTCTGCTGGCGCATGGGGCGTTGGTTACGACCGATATGGCGGCGAGCTGCATGATCTTTGCGGCGATGTATGCGCTTTACCGGTATGAGAAGAGGCCGGGTATTGGGCGGCTTCTGGTGGTGGGGGTGGCAGTGGGGCTTGCGCTGGCGGCTAAGTTCAGCAGCCTGCTGCTGCTGCCGATGTTTGGGGTTTGTTTGCTGCTGGAGTGGTTGAAAGAGCGGCGGCGGTTGCGGGCGGGTGGTGAGGTGGCCCAGGGATTTGGGGGGTGGAAGAGGGTTTTGGGTTGGGTTGGGGCGGTTTTGGTGGCCTGGGTGGTGCTGTGGGGGTTCTATCGGTTTACGTACGCGGCGAGGCCGGGTGGGCTGCAGCTTGCTCCGACGCTGGCGGCTTATGCGGCGATGCTGGGGCCTACGGGGAAGGCTGGGCTGATTATGGCGGCGGCGCGGATGCATCTGCTGCCGGAGGGCTATCTCTACGGGCTGGTGGATCTGCAGATCTTTGGTGGGGCGCTGCCTTCGTTTCTACTGGGGACGGTGCATCCGGGGCCGACGAAGATGTACTTTCCGGTGGCGTTCGTGATCAAGAGCACGCTGGCGGTGCTGGCGTTGCTGGTGGGGTTGCCGTTTGTGGCGAGGGGGAAGGGCGGGCGGTACTGGCGGGAGTTGGTATTTCTCTTGGTGCCGGTGGTGGTTTATCTGGCGGTGAGTTTGAATGCTCCGGAGAATATTGGAGTTCGACATATTCTGCCGGTGTTTCCGTTTGTGATGGTGCTGGCGGGGTGGTCGGCGGGTTTGATAATGGGGTGGGGACGGGTGGGTGCGGCGATTGCGGGGGTGCTGCTGGTGGTTCATGTGGGGTCTTCGCTGCGGGCGTTTCCGGATTACCTGCCTTATGCGAATGAGGCGTTTGGTGGGCCGGCGCGGACGTATCGGGTGCTGACGGACTCCAATGTGGACTGGGGGCAGACATTTCTGAAGACCTCGGACTATCTGCGGAAGAACAAGGTGGAGGATTGCTGGTATGCGGTGGGGCTGGGGGTATCGTTTGTGGATCACTACCGTCTGAACTGCAGGCCGCTGCCTTCGGGGTTTGGGCGGGTTACGGGGATGCAGTTGCCGGTGATTCCGCCCACGGTGCATGGGACGATTCTGGTGAGTGCGGTGGAGGCCAGCGGGTTGTTCTGGGGGAATGGGGTGCTGAATCCTTATGGGGAGCTGCTGAAGCGGCGGCCGGACGACATGATCGGGGATGCGGTTCTGGTGTTTCGAGGGGATGTGGCGCTGCCGTTGGCTTCGGCTGAGGCTCACTCCAGCGCTTCAAGCTTTCTGCTGAGACGGGGGAGGCTGGAGGAGGCCCTGGGGGAGGCGAATTTGGCGGTGGCGGGGAGTGGGGTGGCACCGGATATACGGGTGAACCTGGGGGCTGTGCTTCTGACGATGGGGCGGAAGGCGGAGGCGGAGGCGGCGTTTGGGGAGGCTCGGAGGCTGGCGGGGCAGTACGATCCTGAGGGGGTGCAGCATACGGATCAGGTGATTGCGGGGCTGGAGTCTGCTGTACAGTCTGGGCATTAGGATATGTGAGGTTGGGATGAGGCGTGTTTGGATCTTGCTGGTTGCGTTGCTAGGGATGCAGATGGCGTTTGCACAGGGAGGGAAGACGATGAAGCATGTGACGGGGAGTTTCGATGTGAAGATGGTGCCGCAGGCGGGCGATGAGGCGGGGGGTAGTCCGGCGGTTGGGCGGATGCTGATCGATAAGGCGTTCCATGGGCCGCTGGAGGGGATCAGCAAGGGGCAGATGCTTTCGGCGGGGGATTACTCGAAGGGGTCGGCGGGGTATGTGGCGATCGAGGCGGTGACGGGGACGCTGGATGGGAAGAAGGGCGGCTTCGCGCTGCAGCACTCGGGGACGATGGATCAGGGGGCGTCCAGTCTGCTTTCAATTACCCACAAGTTTCGTGCCGAGGATGAAGCCGAGCTGTATGTCGGTGAGGCGGGTCATTCCGCGCCACATGACAGTGTTTCCTGGAGGCGGATCTTTGGCGCGAGCAAGGTAGCCTCCGAGGCGGGCAACTTTGGTCAGGTACAAGGAGAGCTGATTGCCGGTGAGAGTGGCACCGGGTGGATCGCTTACCAGCTGATCCAGTAAGTAGATCTCGGTTGGCGTCAGCGCCATGTAGGGTGCCCCCTCGGGTCTGGTCCGGTTCAGCATCGTTATCCAGAAGACTCGCCAGCTGAGTAGACATAGGATGGCGATGAGATTGACGAGTCGATCTGCGGTGCGTAGCTTCACGTCTTCTGCTTTGCAGCCAGACTTCAGGATCTTGTGGAAGGTCTCGATCTTCCACCGCATGGCATACCAGTTCAGCTTTTCGATGGCCTCCTTGCGGGATCGTATAGGAAGATCGGTGACCAGCTTCCAGTCGATCGGCTCGCGACCCTTCGGAGGATTGCGCTCGATGGCATGAAGGACCGTGAGCATCAGCGGCGGATACATCTTCTGTTTGGCAACTGGAGCAAGCACCCTGATGCGACGGTAGCGGAGTTCAAGAACGGCTTCATTTACGGTGCCCTTCTTATCGCGCACTTCGACCCGGTGCAGCCCCTTCACGTGCACCTCGCGCATCTCGTCGGCGATCGTGTGGTCGCCCTCACCGGCAAGCCTGTCCACGCACGTTCTCAGAAGAAAATGAGTACCGGCCTGATGGGCGATTGAGAACAGTTCGTAGATGTCGCTCTCACGATCGCCGATGTGGACGATACGTTCAGGTTCGGCCAGCAAGGCTGTCGACTGTTTCACGTTCTCGAGCCAGCGATAACTCTCCTTCTGTTCGATCGGGATACGTGTCGGATTGATGCTGCGTTTGAGCGCGTTCGCGCCATGGAACTTGTCCCTGCTCCAAAACTTGATCGCAGCCAGCCCGAGTGGAAGACCATCCGTGGTGACGACCAGACTGGAGTGCATCAGGATGCCGCAGGTGATGTGGTGGCCCGGCCCGCCGCCCTTGGCATAAGGCGAGGCCAGTTTCTGGAGGATGCCAACTGACTCAGGATCGTCCCGGTGGTAAGAGAACTCGGTCGTGTCGTGAAGCACCAGCACCGGAGATTCGTTTGTGGCAGCGAAACGCTCCCGAGTGCAGAGAAAATGCCCAGCCAGGATCTTCTCTTCATCAACCCGGGCATTCGATAAGAAGCGGTAGGCCGCCTTCGTAGCCGCCCAGTCCTGACAGGCGAAGGGGATGCTTCCGCCGATCTGCTCTGACAGTTGCGTGAGAAGAGTAACGAATCTCTTGCCGTGACGAACATCCTTAAACTGGCAGCCCGCAACCTCACGTTCCAGCCAACTCCCAATCTCCTCGTCCCGAGGTTCCATACAAGGACTTCATCAGACCAGCAGAAAGATTAATAGTGACATTCTTGAGCCCTTGAGACTGCCAGCTCTTGGGGGAGAAGATGTGGGTAATTGAAAGTCCAGTCTGACGGTTACGGTGGTTCCGGGGTCTGGGACGGGCGAGTTAGTGGGGTTGAGTGGGACGATGAAGATCGTGATCGAGGGTGGAAAGCACAGCTACGTTTTCGACTACTTGCTGTAAATCGACCCCTTGACCCCTACCGGGGTAAAAGTACTCAAAGTCTTCAAACGATGTGAGTTAGGTTTGGACATCCTGCCGCGGGCCGATCATGGCCCGCACTTTTATCTGGGGGTGGCGTGGAGGCGCAGGCGGACGTAGTCGGCGGTCCAGTTGTGGGTGAGGGGGTCCTGGAGGATGGGGGTCAGGAGGGCTACGGTATCGGCCAGGGCTTTGGGGCGATGCTTGGCCGGGACGTGGTCGAGGACTCCGTTGCGGAAGGTCTGGAGCCAGGTTGCCATGCCATCCGGGCCGCCGGGGAGGGGTGTCGGGCGGGGGTGGAGGGTAACGGACTGGACTGCGAAGCCGGCAGCTTCGAGCAGGGACTGGTAGTGGGCGGGTGAGGGGAAGAAGCTGGCGGCAAGGGCTTCGGAGTCGAGATTGTAGGGGGCGAGGACGGCGGAGAGGGCGGTGCGGATGGCGGCGATGTTGCCCTGGCCGCCCATCTCTGCGACGAATCGGCCGGTGGGCTTGAGGGCGCGGCGGATGGCTGCGAGGGCCGCGGGCTGGAGGGCGAGGTTGATCCAGTGGAGGGCGGCGTTGGAGAAGATGGCGTCGAACTGGGTTTCGTACGGCAAGTTCTCGGCGCGGTGGTGGTCGATGGTCAGGCCTCGGGCGCGGGCTGCGGCGACCATGGTGTCGGAGGCGTCGACACCGGTGAGGAGGGCTCCCGAGGCGGCGAGTTGGGTGGTGAGGGCACCGTCACCGCAGCCGAGGTCCAGGATGTGCTCGCCGGGCTGGGGGTTGAGGAGATCGACGATGGCGGTGGCCATGGTGGCGACGAAGCGGCCGTTGGCGGCGTAGGCGGTGGTGTTCCAGGTTTGGACGGAGGTTGCCATGAAGGAATTGTGCGCTTTATAAGTCTGGGTTTGAGGGGGATGGGGTTTGCTTATGAAGAGAACAGGCAACGGCGCACATTGATCAGTTTTGAGTCGCGAGTTTCGAGTTGCGAGTCGGAAAGGCGAGATTCAGTGTGCGCGGTATTCGGTTGAATTGCGACGAGTTAGGAGATACGGGCATCTCTTAGGTATGGCTTCTATTAGTCGTGTGGTCTCCCCTTTGGAGGAAAAGACGGAGTTACGGGGTGGTGCGGGACAGCTTCTGGCGGTGTTTTTGTGCGGGACGCTGGCGTTTCTGGATCTTTATTGCGTGCAACCGCTGCTGCCTCTGCTCTCCCGGGTGATGCATGCGTCTGAAAGTGCTGTGGGGTTGACGATCAGCGCCGCGACGCTGGGGGTGGCGGTTTCCGCGATGCTGCTGGCGGTGTTTGGGGAGAGGCTTGATCGTAAGCGGACGATCGTGATCTCCATGACGGCGCTGGCGTTGAGTACGCTGATGACCTCAACGGCGCACAACCTGGTGCAACTGGCGATGTGGCGGCTGCTGGAAGGGCTGCTGACGCCGGGGATCTTCATTATTACGATCGCGTATGTGACGGAGGAGTGGCCGGCGCTGCAGGTGCCTCGGGCGATGAGCGTGTATGTGGCGGGTACGGTGTTCGGCGGGTTCGTGGGGCGGGTGTCGGGTGGGTTGCTGGGGGGCAGGGTCGGGTGGCGGCCGGTGTTTGTGCTGCTGGGCGTGCTGGGGCTGTGTGGGGCTGCGGCGACGCAGTGGCTGCTGCGGCCGGCGACGATGCGGCGGGTTGCGAAGAAGGCTGAATCGATCTGGACGCCGGTGATGCGGAACCTGCGGAGCACGCGGCTGCTGGCTACGTTCGCGATCGGGTTCTGCATGCTGTTTACGCTGGTGTCCGTGTTCAGCTACATCACGTTTTACCTGACTGAGGCTCCGTTCCTGCTTTCGACGGATGCGATCAGTTGGCTGTTCTCTGTGTATCTGTTTGGGCTGGTGGCTACGTTGATTGCAGGGACGGTGCTGGCGAAGGTGGGGCTGAGGGCTGGGATGCTCGCTGCGGTGGGATGCTGCCTGGTGGGGGTGGGGCTGACGTTGATTCACCTGTTGCCGGTGGTGGCGCTGGGCCTGGCGGTGGCGAGCTCCGGGGTGTTTGTGGCGCAGGTGTGCGCGAACAGCTTTCTTAGAGATGCGGCTCCGGCGGGTGGGCGGGTATCGGCTGCGGGGATGTATATCTGCAGCTATTACATTGGCGGGACGGTGGGGGGTGTGCTGCCGGGGCTGGTGTGGAGGATGGCTGGCTGGCCGGGGTGCGCGGGGCTTACGTGCGGGTTCCTGGTGATTGCGGGTGTGACGGCGTTCTTTGGGTGGAGGGAGAAGAATGGATGGGCGGAGCCGGTGCCGGTCTAGAGTTTTAGGGACCAGGGACCAGGGACCAGGGACCAGGGACCAGGGACCAGGACCAGGGACCAGGGACCAGGGATCAGGGACCAGGGAGCAGGGACTAGGGGTGGATTGGGAGAGACTTAATCCATGATCACCGCGGGGAATAGGTTCGGCGGTGATCGGTTAGGATTGGCTTGCCTGAGTTTGATGGGCCTGGAGAGCGAATGCGTTTGGATCGGCTTGCGGTTGGGTTGATGGTTGGGTTGATGGTTGCGCCTGTTTTTGGGCAGGCGGCCTGGACGGTGAAGCCGGAGTGGGTGCGGGCGCATGAGGAGTTTCTGGCGAGCGATGTGATGGCCGGGCGGGGAAGCGCTACTCGGGATGAGGAGATTACGGCGACGTATGTGGCGAGCGAGTTCATGGGGTATGGGCTGAAG is a window of Granulicella tundricola MP5ACTX9 DNA encoding:
- the secA gene encoding preprotein translocase subunit SecA, encoding MINAVIAKVFGTANDRALKRILPIVQQVNSHEAALQSLTDEQLRDKTAEFRQRVAAAIEGIDPREDADALYAAEKAALDALLPEAFAVVREAGKRVVGMRHFDVQLIGGTILHQGKIAEMKTGEGKTLVATLPTYLNALASRGVHVVTVNDYLAKRDAEWMGKIYGFLGLTVGVIVHDLSDEQRRAAYASDITYGTNNEFGFDYLRDNMKFELSDMVQRGQYYCVVDEVDSILIDEARTPLIISGPTDQTTDKYVRVNVIIPELVLGELTETVDSKVYTGDFVIDEKARATTVTDEGWEKIEKLLEIGNIADPENWDLKHHVEVAIKAHHLYKRDVEYVVKDGEVIIVDEFTGRLMPGRRWSDGLHQSVEAKEGVNIRKEDQTLATITFQNYFRMYKKLSGMTGTAETEAAEFDKIYKLDIVVTPTNRQMLRIENPDVVFRTTKEKYFAVADEISRLHDLRQPVLVGTTSIEKSELLSDILKKKGVRHVVLNAKFHEKEAEIVAQAGRLGMVTIATNMAGRGTDILLGGNSDFMARQDLVRKQQARAVSAAEGAIQPVAGPGMFRFYYNNQEFECSQEAWDGAVASHEAAAKAEHQEVLAAGGLHILGTERHESRRVDNQLRGRAGRQGDPGASRFYLSLEDDLMRIFAREWVSSLLERLGMEEGVPIESGMISRRIEAAQKAVETQNFESRKHVLEYDDVMNKQREAVYGLRKQLMEGVDQKQLITEDYTSTIMSNILDETAPEKAHPDEWKSEALFDQIYDIFGARFTNGTDTPTALDLTTLSRHELGESIFDRLRARYDIKEQILGATAMRYHERIVMLSVLDGLWKDHLLAMDHLKEGIGLRGYAQQDPLVAYKKESFDMFEAMMMRFQEDTARHLFRMQIIGPDGQPIESAEQLAAAQAAQQQPPTIEGQLPELEAPRPTIPTKAPATTIDALEREFQKRKERELEQSRQASASATADESNTQRIAGERVGRNDKCPCGSGKKFKNCHGANA
- a CDS encoding ArnT family glycosyltransferase, yielding MDRRSWPKVAYVFAVAALFAVLAGELWLSVRSMSQTADEAAHLYSGYEYWTARDYGLNPEHPPMLKLVAAMPLLGMGLKVPQGAEAETSKMQEYVGGGEFLYGNDAGRVLFRARVAASVFSLLLAAMVFAAAYEMFGAGTGLIALVLCVFEPTLLAHGALVTTDMAASCMIFAAMYALYRYEKRPGIGRLLVVGVAVGLALAAKFSSLLLLPMFGVCLLLEWLKERRRLRAGGEVAQGFGGWKRVLGWVGAVLVAWVVLWGFYRFTYAARPGGLQLAPTLAAYAAMLGPTGKAGLIMAAARMHLLPEGYLYGLVDLQIFGGALPSFLLGTVHPGPTKMYFPVAFVIKSTLAVLALLVGLPFVARGKGGRYWRELVFLLVPVVVYLAVSLNAPENIGVRHILPVFPFVMVLAGWSAGLIMGWGRVGAAIAGVLLVVHVGSSLRAFPDYLPYANEAFGGPARTYRVLTDSNVDWGQTFLKTSDYLRKNKVEDCWYAVGLGVSFVDHYRLNCRPLPSGFGRVTGMQLPVIPPTVHGTILVSAVEASGLFWGNGVLNPYGELLKRRPDDMIGDAVLVFRGDVALPLASAEAHSSASSFLLRRGRLEEALGEANLAVAGSGVAPDIRVNLGAVLLTMGRKAEAEAAFGEARRLAGQYDPEGVQHTDQVIAGLESAVQSGH
- a CDS encoding IS4 family transposase, yielding MEPRDEEIGSWLEREVAGCQFKDVRHGKRFVTLLTQLSEQIGGSIPFACQDWAATKAAYRFLSNARVDEEKILAGHFLCTRERFAATNESPVLVLHDTTEFSYHRDDPESVGILQKLASPYAKGGGPGHHITCGILMHSSLVVTTDGLPLGLAAIKFWSRDKFHGANALKRSINPTRIPIEQKESYRWLENVKQSTALLAEPERIVHIGDRESDIYELFSIAHQAGTHFLLRTCVDRLAGEGDHTIADEMREVHVKGLHRVEVRDKKGTVNEAVLELRYRRIRVLAPVAKQKMYPPLMLTVLHAIERNPPKGREPIDWKLVTDLPIRSRKEAIEKLNWYAMRWKIETFHKILKSGCKAEDVKLRTADRLVNLIAILCLLSWRVFWITMLNRTRPEGAPYMALTPTEIYLLDQLVSDPPGATLTGNQLSLYLTKVARLGGYLARAKDPPPGNTVMWRGMTRLTDIQLGFILGTKLVGN
- a CDS encoding DUF3224 domain-containing protein, with the translated sequence MTVTVVPGSGTGELVGLSGTMKIVIEGGKHSYVFDYLL
- a CDS encoding class I SAM-dependent methyltransferase, giving the protein MATSVQTWNTTAYAANGRFVATMATAIVDLLNPQPGEHILDLGCGDGALTTQLAASGALLTGVDASDTMVAAARARGLTIDHHRAENLPYETQFDAIFSNAALHWINLALQPAALAAIRRALKPTGRFVAEMGGQGNIAAIRTALSAVLAPYNLDSEALAASFFPSPAHYQSLLEAAGFAVQSVTLHPRPTPLPGGPDGMATWLQTFRNGVLDHVPAKHRPKALADTVALLTPILQDPLTHNWTADYVRLRLHATPR
- a CDS encoding MFS transporter, coding for MVSPLEEKTELRGGAGQLLAVFLCGTLAFLDLYCVQPLLPLLSRVMHASESAVGLTISAATLGVAVSAMLLAVFGERLDRKRTIVISMTALALSTLMTSTAHNLVQLAMWRLLEGLLTPGIFIITIAYVTEEWPALQVPRAMSVYVAGTVFGGFVGRVSGGLLGGRVGWRPVFVLLGVLGLCGAAATQWLLRPATMRRVAKKAESIWTPVMRNLRSTRLLATFAIGFCMLFTLVSVFSYITFYLTEAPFLLSTDAISWLFSVYLFGLVATLIAGTVLAKVGLRAGMLAAVGCCLVGVGLTLIHLLPVVALGLAVASSGVFVAQVCANSFLRDAAPAGGRVSAAGMYICSYYIGGTVGGVLPGLVWRMAGWPGCAGLTCGFLVIAGVTAFFGWREKNGWAEPVPV